The Paraburkholderia acidisoli genome contains a region encoding:
- a CDS encoding PspA/IM30 family protein codes for MSLFDSISRTVKGLLNDAADSVQDPSRDARQIVRELDDSIGRAENSLVEIQAQVATQQSKRDVAADKAKKYEDGAKRALQSGDEALAREALGAQQTAEAERDALAAELAKLEPSVDQLKQQIDDMRARRNDLNARSNILQAKQQIAQAKDVAATALGGIGGKNLSADFDKLEDKVNLSNARSDARLNSADTSSGKALDDKLAALNKGPSVDERLEALKKQLNTPAQ; via the coding sequence ATGTCGCTTTTCGACTCCATCTCCCGCACGGTCAAGGGCCTGCTCAACGACGCCGCCGACTCGGTCCAGGACCCGTCGCGCGACGCGCGCCAGATCGTGCGCGAGCTCGACGACAGCATCGGCCGCGCCGAGAACTCGCTCGTCGAAATCCAGGCACAGGTCGCCACGCAGCAAAGCAAGCGTGACGTGGCCGCCGACAAGGCGAAGAAGTACGAAGACGGCGCGAAGCGCGCGCTGCAATCGGGCGACGAAGCCCTCGCCCGCGAAGCGCTCGGCGCGCAGCAAACGGCCGAAGCCGAGCGCGACGCGCTCGCGGCCGAACTCGCGAAGCTCGAACCGTCGGTCGACCAGCTCAAGCAGCAGATCGACGACATGCGCGCGCGCCGCAACGACCTCAACGCGCGTTCGAACATCCTGCAGGCGAAGCAGCAGATCGCCCAGGCGAAGGACGTGGCGGCCACGGCGCTCGGCGGTATCGGCGGCAAGAATCTGTCGGCCGATTTCGACAAGCTCGAAGACAAGGTCAACCTGTCGAACGCCCGCTCCGACGCGCGCCTGAATTCCGCCGATACCTCGAGCGGCAAGGCGCTCGACGACAAGCTCGCGGCGCTCAACAAGGGTCCGTCCGTGGACGAGCGCCTCGAAGCGCTCAAGAAGCAGTTGAACACGCCGGCGCAGTAA
- a CDS encoding flavin-containing monooxygenase: MATPRIAIIGSGFSGIGMAIALRRMGIESFTLYEAAASLGGTWRDNAYPGAACDIPSHLYSFSFEPNPGWTRTYAPQREILDYLRHCARKYDVERFIAFRSRVRAARFDEACCVWQVEIERDGALATLEADIVIAANGPLSRPAWPSIPGLDRFEGERFHSARWNHGYALDGKRVAVIGTGASAIQFVPQIQPRVSQLAVFQRTPPWIMPRRDHAIGERARWLYRHLPFAQRAARAAIYWQLESRVLGFAVEPRLLKAPTKFARSYLAHKVKDAALRARLTPGYALGCKRVLLSSDYYPALAKPNVALVTGPIREIVADGIVTADGVHRAFDAIICGTGFEVNDVDAPFEVTGTGGRDLGATWRRDGPEAYLGASVAGFPNLFFVIGPNTALGHNSMVFMIESHIRYIADCIRTLQREGARTMQVRPDTQREWNARLQTRFARTVWQSGCRSYYLTQAGKNTALWPGFTFAFRRLTRRVRRSDYTFTR, from the coding sequence ATGGCCACTCCACGCATCGCCATTATCGGCAGCGGCTTTTCGGGCATCGGCATGGCCATCGCGCTGCGCCGCATGGGCATCGAGTCGTTCACGCTCTACGAAGCCGCCGCGAGCCTCGGCGGCACCTGGCGCGATAACGCCTATCCCGGCGCGGCCTGCGATATTCCTTCGCACCTCTATTCGTTTTCGTTCGAGCCGAATCCGGGCTGGACGCGCACCTACGCGCCGCAACGCGAGATTCTCGACTACTTGCGCCATTGCGCGCGCAAATACGACGTCGAGCGCTTTATCGCGTTTCGTTCGCGCGTGCGCGCGGCGCGTTTCGACGAAGCATGCTGCGTCTGGCAAGTCGAAATCGAACGCGACGGCGCGCTCGCTACCCTCGAAGCCGACATCGTGATCGCCGCGAACGGACCGCTGTCGCGTCCGGCGTGGCCGTCCATTCCGGGCCTCGATCGCTTCGAAGGCGAGCGCTTTCATTCGGCGCGCTGGAACCACGGTTACGCGCTCGACGGCAAGCGCGTGGCCGTGATCGGCACCGGCGCGAGCGCGATCCAGTTCGTGCCGCAAATCCAGCCACGGGTGTCGCAACTCGCCGTGTTTCAACGCACGCCGCCGTGGATCATGCCGCGCCGCGACCACGCGATCGGCGAGCGCGCCCGCTGGCTGTATCGACATTTGCCGTTCGCGCAGCGGGCCGCGCGCGCCGCGATTTACTGGCAACTGGAATCGCGCGTGCTCGGCTTCGCGGTCGAACCGCGCCTCCTGAAAGCGCCGACGAAATTCGCGCGCAGTTATCTCGCGCACAAGGTGAAGGACGCCGCGCTGCGCGCGCGGCTCACGCCCGGCTACGCGCTGGGCTGCAAGCGCGTGCTGCTGTCGAGCGACTACTACCCGGCACTCGCGAAGCCGAACGTCGCGCTGGTGACGGGCCCGATACGCGAGATCGTCGCCGACGGCATCGTCACGGCCGACGGGGTGCATCGCGCCTTCGACGCGATCATTTGCGGCACGGGCTTCGAGGTCAACGACGTGGACGCGCCGTTCGAAGTCACGGGCACGGGCGGGCGCGATCTCGGCGCAACGTGGCGCCGCGACGGCCCCGAGGCCTATCTCGGCGCGAGCGTCGCGGGCTTCCCCAACCTCTTCTTCGTGATCGGACCGAATACGGCGCTCGGGCACAACTCGATGGTCTTCATGATCGAGTCGCACATTCGCTATATCGCCGACTGCATTCGCACGCTGCAACGCGAAGGCGCGCGCACGATGCAGGTGCGCCCGGACACGCAACGCGAGTGGAACGCGCGCCTGCAAACGCGCTTCGCGCGCACCGTGTGGCAGTCGGGCTGCCGCAGCTATTACCTCACGCAGGCCGGCAAGAACACGGCCCTGTGGCCCGGTTTCACGTTCGCGTTTCGCCGTCTCACGCGACGCGTGCGGCGCAGCGACTACACGTTCACGCGATAA